The Microbacterium sp. LWO12-1.2 genome includes a window with the following:
- a CDS encoding dolichyl-phosphate-mannose--protein mannosyltransferase, which produces MTAPVPLLPAPEERLTRYGQLRDRILLDPDWRRSVRWLAPLVVTAIAAVLRLINIGHPHQLAFDETYYVKDAWSLWTLGYEGTWGEGANDAFVTLQQLPLSEQGSFIAHPPLGKWLIALGMAIGGPDNSAGWRLATALLGTASVLLVYLIARTLSGSIVVATVAGTLIALDGLSIVLSRIALLDGILTFFVLLGVLFVLLDRRRTIPLLERRAPEAPDPFWGPILWRRPWLIAAGLALGAACAVKWSGLYVLAAFGLYVVVTDALARRRAGVILWPTDAAFRQGPVSFLLLVFPALAVYLISWTGWFVTAGGYDRQSDANPLVALWKYHQSMLGFHVGLNRGHPYASPAWEWPFLLRPTAVWVGTDPALCGVDHCMAVISAVPNPLIWYAGVAAAVFLLFLLVRGWVRRQPVGPEISVPLVGLAATYIPWLLFPERTIFQFYTVVMVPFLVIALAMTLRIIAGRREDALHRRQSGERTVLIFLVFVVLVSAFFYPLWAGISVPYDFWRLHNWLPGWV; this is translated from the coding sequence GTGACCGCGCCTGTGCCCCTGCTGCCTGCTCCCGAGGAGCGGCTGACACGATACGGGCAGCTGCGTGACCGCATCCTGCTCGATCCGGACTGGCGCCGCTCTGTGCGCTGGCTCGCCCCCCTGGTCGTCACCGCGATCGCCGCCGTCCTGCGTCTGATCAACATCGGCCACCCGCACCAGCTCGCGTTCGACGAGACCTACTACGTCAAGGACGCCTGGTCGCTGTGGACCCTCGGCTACGAGGGAACCTGGGGCGAGGGGGCGAACGACGCCTTCGTGACCCTGCAGCAGCTGCCGCTCTCGGAGCAGGGCTCGTTCATCGCGCATCCGCCACTGGGCAAGTGGCTGATCGCCCTGGGCATGGCGATCGGCGGGCCGGACAACAGCGCCGGCTGGCGCCTGGCGACCGCGCTGCTCGGCACGGCCTCCGTACTGCTCGTGTACCTGATCGCGCGGACGCTGAGCGGATCGATCGTGGTCGCCACGGTCGCCGGCACCCTGATCGCCCTCGACGGCCTGAGCATCGTGCTGAGTCGGATCGCCCTGCTCGACGGCATCCTGACGTTCTTCGTGCTGCTGGGCGTGCTGTTCGTCCTGCTCGACCGGCGACGGACGATCCCGCTTCTGGAGCGCAGGGCCCCCGAGGCCCCCGACCCGTTCTGGGGCCCGATCCTGTGGCGTCGTCCGTGGCTGATCGCCGCAGGACTCGCGCTCGGGGCGGCCTGCGCCGTGAAGTGGTCGGGCTTGTACGTGCTCGCCGCCTTCGGTCTCTACGTCGTGGTGACGGATGCCCTCGCCCGCCGCCGCGCCGGAGTGATCCTCTGGCCCACGGATGCCGCGTTCCGCCAGGGTCCGGTGTCGTTCCTGCTGCTCGTGTTCCCCGCGCTCGCGGTGTATCTGATCAGCTGGACCGGGTGGTTCGTGACCGCGGGAGGCTACGACCGACAGAGCGACGCGAACCCGCTCGTCGCACTGTGGAAGTACCACCAGTCGATGCTCGGGTTCCACGTCGGGCTGAACCGCGGGCACCCCTACGCGAGCCCCGCATGGGAGTGGCCGTTCTTGCTGCGCCCGACCGCGGTGTGGGTCGGCACGGATCCGGCGCTCTGCGGCGTCGACCACTGCATGGCGGTGATCTCCGCGGTGCCGAACCCGCTCATCTGGTATGCCGGCGTCGCCGCGGCCGTGTTCCTGCTGTTCCTCCTGGTGCGCGGCTGGGTGCGCCGTCAGCCGGTCGGACCGGAGATCAGCGTGCCTCTGGTGGGCCTCGCCGCCACGTACATCCCCTGGTTGCTGTTCCCCGAGCGCACGATCTTCCAGTTCTACACCGTGGTCATGGTGCCGTTCCTGGTGATCGCACTCGCGATGACGCTGCGGATCATCGCCGGGCGCCGAGAGGATGCGCTGCACCGGCGCCAGTCCGGCGAGCGCACCGTGCTCATCTTCCTCGTGTTCGTCGTGCTGGTCTCGGCGTTCTTCTACCCGCTGTGGGCCGGCATCAGCGTGCCCTACGACTTCTGGCGCCTGCACAACTGGCTGCCCGGCTGGGTCTGA
- a CDS encoding Lrp/AsnC family transcriptional regulator → MRIDRLDAELIRLLTESPQLPLLECARRLGIARGTATSRLARLHEGGVIEAIVPRIDPSGFGYGVVAFCLVEIDQKVGHDDVATALADAVPEIVDMHTVTGASDMQLRLVARDATQLQEVLDRVALVPGVARTASSIAMRTHLSGRVLPLVEHVAGDEPVTR, encoded by the coding sequence ATGCGTATCGATCGCCTCGACGCCGAGCTCATCCGCCTGCTCACCGAGTCGCCCCAGCTGCCGCTGCTGGAGTGCGCCCGGCGGCTGGGGATCGCCCGCGGCACGGCCACGAGCCGCCTCGCCCGCCTGCACGAGGGGGGAGTGATCGAGGCGATCGTGCCACGCATCGATCCGAGCGGCTTCGGATACGGTGTCGTCGCGTTCTGCCTGGTCGAGATCGATCAGAAGGTCGGGCATGACGATGTCGCGACCGCGCTCGCCGACGCGGTGCCGGAGATCGTCGACATGCACACGGTCACCGGTGCCAGCGATATGCAGCTGCGGCTGGTAGCCCGCGACGCCACGCAGCTGCAGGAGGTGCTCGACCGGGTGGCCCTCGTTCCGGGCGTGGCAAGGACGGCGTCGTCGATCGCGATGCGCACGCATCTCTCCGGACGGGTGCTGCCTCTGGTCGAGCACGTCGCCGGAGACGAGCCCGTCACGCGCTGA
- a CDS encoding amino acid permease codes for MTEVPVTTTTTKGLHPGLTRRQISMMGLGGAIGAGLFVGSGQAIGLAGPAVLISYLVAGGIVILVMAMLAEMVAARPSSGAFSSYAQKAMGRSAGSAVGWLYWIQLVVVIAAEATGAAGIVAGWVPGIPAWVWVLIFVVALTAVNLFGVSNYGRFEFWFAAIKVAAIIAFLVVGVCAIVGLIPGVPATGISNLFDNGGFAPNGMTGIAAALLIVVFAFGGTEVVAIAAAESDDPARNIRRIVREVLVRILIFYIGSIFVIVAVLPWNSPAVLDGPFSAVLATLHVPGVDLVMSLIVVVALLSAMNANIYGASRMAFSLGERGLAPQNITRTSIKGVPFVAVLSSVAFGFVTVGLNWAFPDVVLPALLNVVGSTLLVIWTATALAQIILRRRADRDGVDMPMRMWGFPWLSWVCLALLAGVIALAMIDQAARIQLLLTLGLTAALLVVARLTRGMARAGVAKE; via the coding sequence ATGACCGAAGTGCCCGTCACCACGACGACGACCAAGGGACTGCACCCGGGGCTCACGCGCCGGCAGATCTCGATGATGGGCCTGGGCGGTGCCATCGGCGCCGGATTGTTCGTCGGTTCGGGACAGGCGATCGGTCTCGCCGGCCCCGCCGTGCTGATCTCGTACCTGGTCGCCGGGGGCATCGTGATCCTGGTGATGGCGATGCTGGCCGAGATGGTGGCAGCGCGGCCGAGCTCCGGTGCGTTCAGCTCCTACGCGCAGAAGGCGATGGGGCGCAGCGCGGGCAGCGCGGTCGGCTGGCTGTACTGGATCCAGCTGGTCGTGGTGATCGCGGCCGAGGCCACGGGGGCAGCGGGCATCGTCGCCGGCTGGGTGCCAGGCATCCCCGCGTGGGTGTGGGTGCTGATCTTCGTGGTCGCCCTCACCGCGGTCAACCTGTTCGGTGTGAGCAACTACGGCCGTTTCGAGTTCTGGTTCGCCGCCATCAAGGTCGCCGCGATCATCGCGTTCCTCGTGGTGGGCGTGTGCGCGATCGTGGGTCTGATCCCCGGAGTGCCCGCGACCGGCATCAGCAACCTCTTCGACAACGGCGGATTCGCCCCGAACGGTATGACCGGCATCGCCGCCGCGCTGCTCATCGTGGTCTTCGCCTTCGGAGGCACCGAGGTCGTCGCGATCGCCGCCGCCGAGTCCGACGACCCGGCGCGCAACATCCGCCGTATCGTGCGCGAGGTGCTCGTGCGCATCCTGATCTTCTACATCGGTTCGATCTTCGTGATCGTCGCGGTGCTGCCCTGGAACTCGCCCGCCGTGCTCGACGGACCGTTCTCGGCCGTGCTCGCCACGCTGCATGTACCGGGCGTCGACCTCGTCATGTCGCTCATCGTCGTGGTCGCGCTGCTGTCGGCCATGAACGCGAACATCTACGGTGCCTCGCGCATGGCGTTCTCGCTCGGCGAGCGGGGTCTGGCCCCGCAGAACATCACCCGCACGAGCATCAAGGGCGTGCCGTTCGTGGCCGTGCTCTCGTCGGTGGCATTCGGGTTCGTGACGGTGGGGCTGAACTGGGCGTTCCCCGATGTGGTGCTGCCCGCGCTGCTGAACGTGGTCGGATCCACGTTGCTGGTGATCTGGACGGCGACGGCGCTCGCGCAGATCATCCTGCGCCGACGTGCCGACCGCGACGGTGTCGACATGCCGATGCGCATGTGGGGCTTCCCCTGGCTGTCGTGGGTGTGCCTGGCGCTGCTCGCCGGCGTCATCGCGCTGGCGATGATCGATCAGGCCGCCCGCATCCAACTGCTGCTGACGCTCGGTCTCACGGCGGCGCTGCTGGTCGTCGCCCGCCTCACCCGGGGCATGGCGCGCGCCGGAGTGGCCAAGGAGTAG
- the hisC gene encoding histidinol-phosphate transaminase: MPLPTRAGLDAVPAYRQGRSAPAGASKLSSNESPHPPLPSVIDAVHDRLGSIHRYPDMSAAALRARLAERYDVDPSLVTVGAGSVELAAQLIHAVAGDGDEVMFAWRSFEAYPSLVRIAGATPVAVPLTPEYVHDLDAMLAAITPRTRLIFVCNPNNPTGTVVGADELESFVAAVPHDVLVVIDEAYVHFDRTTYFDAETSGAGIELFRRHPHVAVLHTFSKAYGLAGLRIGYAIAPAEIAENQRKVAVPFGVTDLAQIAASASLDAEDELSLRIDEVVRERDRLHALLLAAGWPAVASQANFVWVPAGERTEELETLLREGGVITRAFAGEGVRISSGSAEDIDRVEAALAASVSNSDLSARKEATV; this comes from the coding sequence ATGCCCCTCCCCACCCGCGCCGGACTCGATGCCGTGCCCGCCTACCGGCAGGGCCGTTCGGCCCCCGCCGGTGCCTCCAAGCTCTCGTCGAACGAGTCCCCGCATCCGCCGCTTCCCTCGGTGATCGATGCCGTGCACGACCGACTCGGATCGATCCACCGGTACCCCGACATGAGTGCCGCGGCCCTGCGCGCCCGCCTCGCAGAGCGGTACGACGTCGACCCGAGCCTGGTCACGGTCGGCGCCGGATCCGTGGAGCTCGCCGCCCAGCTGATCCATGCGGTCGCCGGAGACGGCGACGAGGTCATGTTCGCCTGGCGGTCCTTCGAGGCCTATCCGTCGCTCGTGCGGATCGCCGGCGCCACTCCTGTGGCCGTGCCGCTGACGCCGGAGTACGTGCACGACCTCGACGCCATGCTCGCCGCGATCACACCGCGCACGCGGCTGATCTTCGTCTGCAACCCCAACAACCCGACCGGCACCGTGGTCGGCGCCGACGAGCTGGAGAGCTTCGTGGCGGCGGTCCCGCACGACGTGCTGGTCGTGATCGACGAGGCCTATGTGCACTTCGATCGCACCACGTACTTCGATGCCGAGACCAGCGGTGCGGGGATCGAACTCTTCCGCCGCCACCCGCACGTGGCCGTGCTGCACACGTTCTCCAAGGCCTACGGCCTGGCGGGCCTGCGCATCGGCTATGCCATCGCGCCGGCGGAGATCGCCGAGAACCAGCGCAAGGTCGCCGTCCCGTTCGGTGTGACCGACCTCGCCCAGATCGCGGCGAGCGCGTCATTGGATGCCGAGGACGAGCTCTCCCTCCGCATCGACGAGGTCGTCCGTGAGCGCGACCGGCTGCACGCACTCCTCCTCGCTGCCGGTTGGCCCGCGGTCGCTTCGCAGGCGAACTTCGTCTGGGTGCCCGCGGGGGAGCGCACCGAGGAGCTCGAGACGCTCCTGCGCGAGGGCGGCGTCATCACGCGAGCGTTCGCGGGCGAAGGCGTGCGCATCTCCTCCGGATCCGCCGAGGACATCGACCGGGTGGAGGCCGCCCTGGCGGCATCCGTCTCGAACTCCGACCTTTCCGCTCGCAAGGAGGCGACCGTATGA
- a CDS encoding thioredoxin domain-containing protein: MTNRLADTLSPYLRAHADNPVDWYPWGPEAFAEAQRRDVPLLISIGYSTCHWCHVMARESFADPEIAAVMNGGFVAVKVDREEHPDVDGAYMAAASAFTQNLGWPLTVFATPRGRTFFAGTYWPPDARPPLPSFREVLAAVGEAWTQRRTQAEESADAVSDALLRAAESTPTDLPAAAALASAAEAIAAREDQQFGGYGGAPKFPVATTLRFLQSPLVVREAPDAARSAQRALAAMAVSDLRDADGGFFRYATQRDWTVPHYERMLADNAQLLEVALDAGDEETARGIAAFLLASLRRPGGGFGAAQDSESWIDGRRDEGGFYQRPVSERTGLEPPSVDGKLITGWNGLAIGALARAGARLAEPSWVAAAAQAAETVLRVNRGADGELVRASLDGVASGAVATDADLALLADGLFALALASGEASWASVAREVLDQVLVGSRIDPVLAEHGIAASPDQTDGDLPSGVAATAAAALTAWRLGAGERYREAALSAVRDHAARAVEQPFAHGSLLRVAAGLVDPPRQLVVVTENPTGVLATAALRADADIVAAVTPAQARSFADAGFELFEGKGEVQAGGDGLAYDCRAFVCRLPVDDPRSLSVER, from the coding sequence ATGACCAACAGGCTCGCCGACACGCTCAGCCCGTACCTGCGGGCGCACGCCGACAACCCCGTCGACTGGTACCCCTGGGGCCCGGAGGCGTTCGCCGAGGCACAACGCCGTGATGTGCCCCTGCTGATCTCGATCGGCTACTCGACCTGCCACTGGTGCCATGTGATGGCGCGGGAGTCGTTCGCGGACCCGGAGATCGCGGCCGTCATGAACGGTGGCTTCGTCGCGGTGAAGGTCGACCGCGAGGAGCACCCCGACGTCGACGGCGCCTACATGGCGGCGGCCTCCGCTTTCACGCAGAACCTCGGGTGGCCCCTCACCGTGTTCGCCACCCCTCGAGGGCGCACCTTCTTCGCCGGCACCTACTGGCCTCCGGACGCGCGGCCGCCGCTGCCCTCGTTCCGTGAGGTGCTGGCGGCGGTCGGCGAGGCATGGACGCAGCGACGCACACAGGCCGAGGAGTCGGCGGATGCCGTGTCCGACGCCCTCCTGCGGGCCGCGGAGTCGACGCCGACGGACCTGCCCGCTGCGGCGGCCCTGGCGTCGGCCGCCGAGGCGATCGCCGCGCGCGAGGATCAGCAGTTCGGCGGCTACGGCGGTGCCCCGAAGTTCCCGGTCGCGACGACGCTGCGGTTCCTACAGAGTCCGCTGGTCGTGCGGGAGGCGCCGGACGCGGCCCGCTCGGCGCAGCGGGCGCTCGCCGCGATGGCCGTCTCCGACCTCCGCGATGCGGACGGTGGGTTCTTCCGCTATGCCACCCAGCGGGACTGGACCGTGCCGCACTACGAGCGGATGCTGGCCGACAACGCCCAGCTGCTCGAGGTCGCGCTCGACGCCGGTGATGAAGAAACGGCTAGGGGGATCGCGGCCTTCCTGCTCGCGTCGTTGCGGCGACCGGGTGGCGGATTCGGCGCCGCGCAGGACTCGGAGTCCTGGATCGACGGACGCCGCGACGAGGGCGGCTTCTACCAGCGTCCGGTGTCGGAGCGGACGGGTCTGGAACCGCCCTCCGTCGACGGCAAGCTCATCACCGGCTGGAACGGTCTGGCGATCGGTGCGCTCGCCCGTGCCGGAGCACGCCTGGCCGAGCCGTCGTGGGTCGCGGCGGCCGCGCAGGCTGCCGAGACCGTGCTACGGGTGAATCGTGGCGCTGACGGCGAGCTCGTGCGGGCCTCGCTCGACGGCGTCGCTTCGGGTGCCGTCGCGACGGACGCGGATCTGGCGCTGCTCGCCGACGGCCTGTTCGCGCTTGCCCTCGCGTCGGGTGAAGCATCGTGGGCATCGGTCGCCCGAGAAGTTCTGGATCAGGTTCTCGTCGGCAGTCGCATCGATCCGGTGCTCGCAGAGCACGGCATCGCCGCTTCGCCCGACCAGACGGACGGTGATCTGCCGTCCGGTGTTGCGGCGACCGCGGCCGCAGCACTGACCGCGTGGCGACTCGGAGCGGGCGAGCGGTACCGCGAGGCGGCCCTCAGCGCGGTCCGCGACCATGCCGCGCGCGCAGTGGAGCAGCCGTTCGCCCATGGCAGCCTGCTGCGTGTGGCCGCTGGCCTGGTCGATCCGCCTCGACAGCTCGTGGTGGTGACCGAGAACCCGACCGGTGTGCTGGCCACGGCGGCGCTCCGGGCCGACGCCGACATCGTCGCTGCCGTGACCCCCGCGCAGGCGCGTTCCTTCGCCGATGCCGGTTTCGAGCTGTTCGAGGGGAAGGGAGAGGTACAGGCGGGCGGAGACGGGCTGGCCTACGACTGCCGCGCGTTCGTGTGTCGTCTGCCGGTCGACGATCCGCGCTCCCTCTCGGTGGAGCGCTGA
- the msuE gene encoding FMN reductase, with amino-acid sequence MTARYRVVAVSGSLHEPSKTTALVRAIAEAVAERAEVDVEIIELTDIGPRLSGALRRDQLPPEVEEKLQAIEAADLLIVGSPVYRASFTGLFKHLFDFVGQYDLVGKPVLLAATGGGERHALIIEHQLRPLFAFFQALTLPLGVYASDTDFDRYEIVSDVLRARIDLAAERALPLVGYAASRPVELLVG; translated from the coding sequence ATGACAGCTCGCTACCGCGTCGTGGCCGTGTCGGGATCCCTGCACGAGCCGAGCAAGACCACCGCCCTCGTCCGCGCCATCGCCGAGGCGGTGGCCGAGCGTGCCGAGGTCGACGTGGAGATCATCGAGCTGACCGACATCGGGCCCCGGCTGTCCGGAGCGCTGCGGCGCGACCAGCTGCCGCCCGAGGTCGAGGAGAAGCTCCAGGCCATCGAGGCCGCCGACCTGCTGATCGTCGGAAGCCCCGTCTACCGGGCCTCATTCACGGGGCTGTTCAAGCACCTCTTCGACTTCGTCGGCCAGTACGACCTGGTCGGCAAGCCCGTGCTGCTGGCTGCCACCGGGGGAGGTGAACGCCACGCGCTCATCATCGAGCACCAGCTGCGTCCTCTCTTCGCTTTCTTCCAGGCGCTGACGCTGCCGCTGGGCGTGTACGCGAGCGACACCGACTTCGATCGCTACGAGATCGTCTCCGACGTGCTGCGCGCGCGCATCGACCTCGCCGCCGAGCGGGCGCTGCCGCTGGTCGGCTACGCGGCGTCGCGTCCGGTCGAACTGCTGGTCGGCTGA
- a CDS encoding aldo/keto reductase translates to MTIPALELNDGNSIPQLGYGVFKVPPAETERAVSEALEIGYRHIDTAAIYGNEEGVGAAIAASGIARDELFITTKLWNDRHHDEEPRAAIGESLEKLGLDTVDLYLVHWPTPAKDDYVHAFAKIVELREAGLTRSVGVSNFLVPHLERVVAETGVVPAVNQIELHPAYQQREVVAWADEHGIRIEAWGPLGQGKYDLFGTPAVAEAAAAHGVTPAQAVLRWHLQKGIIVFPKSVRAERLRENLDVFGFALTDAEIAAIDALDPLDGSGRVGAHPDDVN, encoded by the coding sequence ATGACCATTCCTGCACTCGAACTGAACGACGGCAACTCCATCCCGCAGCTCGGCTACGGCGTCTTCAAGGTGCCGCCGGCCGAGACCGAGCGTGCCGTGAGCGAGGCACTCGAGATCGGCTACCGGCACATCGACACCGCCGCCATCTACGGCAACGAGGAGGGCGTGGGCGCGGCGATCGCGGCATCCGGCATCGCCCGCGACGAACTGTTCATCACCACCAAGCTCTGGAACGACCGTCACCACGACGAGGAGCCGCGTGCGGCCATCGGTGAGAGCCTCGAGAAGCTCGGCCTCGACACGGTCGACCTGTACCTCGTGCACTGGCCGACCCCGGCCAAGGACGACTACGTGCACGCCTTCGCGAAGATCGTCGAGCTGCGCGAGGCCGGGCTGACCCGCAGCGTCGGCGTCTCGAACTTCCTGGTGCCGCACCTCGAGCGCGTCGTGGCCGAGACCGGAGTCGTCCCCGCGGTCAACCAGATCGAGCTCCACCCGGCATACCAGCAGCGCGAGGTCGTCGCCTGGGCCGACGAGCACGGGATCCGCATCGAAGCCTGGGGCCCGCTCGGCCAGGGCAAGTACGACCTGTTCGGCACCCCTGCCGTCGCCGAGGCGGCAGCGGCGCACGGCGTCACGCCCGCGCAGGCCGTGCTGCGCTGGCACCTGCAGAAGGGGATCATCGTGTTCCCGAAGTCGGTGCGGGCCGAGCGCCTGCGCGAGAACCTCGACGTCTTCGGGTTCGCCCTCACGGATGCCGAGATCGCGGCGATCGACGCGCTCGACCCGCTCGACGGCTCCGGTCGTGTCGGCGCGCACCCCGACGACGTGAACTGA
- a CDS encoding heparan-alpha-glucosaminide N-acetyltransferase domain-containing protein: protein MTIALRPAQWIREFGRPPRILGLDIARGLAILGMAGAHIGETEPFQWLDPSTWTDLVHGRSSILFAVLAGVSIALMTGRSSLPDRERIPSIRLNLIGRGAVIFVIGLVLEMLNTPIAVILTLYGLLYVAVIPFLRWRVWQLLVASGVLALVGPALLAFLGAVTLNPYGAGIGFVLYGTYPITVWMAFVLGGMALGRLRVDRVRTAAVALGVGVLLAAAGYGLGALGPATGAAGSSAGFSWSSGSSGASDMSILPESSSAEEILPNGWETYPQSLAEADPLGSALRAFLSVEPHSGGTAEILGSGGFALAVIALCILLSRPLRWPLLPLGALGSMPLSAYSGHVLVIALLAGPGGYFTSNVFWAVMAIGLLVATTLWSMFVGRGPLERLVGWSAAKMAAVPLR, encoded by the coding sequence GTGACCATCGCACTTCGCCCTGCTCAGTGGATCCGAGAGTTCGGACGGCCGCCCCGCATCCTCGGTCTCGACATCGCCCGTGGCCTCGCGATCCTCGGTATGGCCGGTGCGCACATCGGAGAGACAGAGCCGTTCCAGTGGCTCGATCCCTCCACCTGGACCGACCTGGTGCACGGACGCTCCTCGATCCTGTTCGCGGTGCTCGCCGGCGTCTCGATCGCGCTGATGACAGGGCGCAGCAGCCTGCCCGACCGCGAGCGCATCCCGAGCATCCGGCTGAATCTGATCGGTAGGGGAGCCGTGATCTTCGTGATCGGGCTGGTGCTCGAGATGCTGAACACTCCGATCGCCGTGATCCTGACGCTCTACGGGCTGCTGTACGTGGCCGTCATCCCGTTCCTGCGCTGGCGGGTGTGGCAGCTCTTGGTCGCCTCCGGGGTGCTGGCGCTCGTGGGCCCGGCTCTGCTCGCCTTCCTCGGCGCCGTGACGCTGAACCCCTACGGGGCCGGGATCGGCTTCGTGCTGTACGGGACCTACCCGATCACCGTGTGGATGGCGTTCGTGCTGGGTGGCATGGCGCTCGGGCGTCTGCGTGTCGACCGGGTGCGCACAGCCGCCGTGGCACTCGGTGTCGGGGTGCTGCTCGCGGCGGCGGGCTACGGCCTCGGTGCGCTGGGCCCTGCGACAGGAGCCGCAGGCTCGAGCGCCGGCTTCTCGTGGAGCTCCGGCTCCTCTGGGGCGAGCGACATGAGCATCCTCCCGGAGAGTTCCTCTGCGGAGGAGATCCTGCCTAACGGCTGGGAGACCTACCCGCAGTCGCTCGCCGAAGCCGATCCCCTGGGATCCGCTCTCCGCGCGTTCCTCTCCGTCGAACCGCACAGCGGAGGTACCGCAGAGATCCTCGGCTCCGGCGGATTCGCCCTCGCCGTGATCGCGCTGTGCATCCTGCTCAGCCGTCCGCTGCGCTGGCCGCTGCTCCCTCTGGGCGCACTCGGGTCCATGCCGCTGTCGGCATACAGCGGTCATGTGCTCGTGATCGCGCTGCTCGCGGGACCGGGCGGGTACTTCACGAGCAACGTCTTCTGGGCGGTCATGGCGATCGGACTGCTCGTGGCCACGACCCTGTGGTCGATGTTCGTCGGCCGGGGACCGCTCGAGCGCCTGGTGGGGTGGAGCGCGGCCAAGATGGCCGCCGTGCCGCTGCGTTGA